One genomic window of Panicum hallii strain FIL2 chromosome 6, PHallii_v3.1, whole genome shotgun sequence includes the following:
- the LOC112897479 gene encoding putative clathrin assembly protein At1g25240, with protein sequence MTNARQWWRRAAAAVKDRRSLYLTRVAALRPPGSGLAAALRSPEMEAAVIRATSHDERSVDYGSASRVFALARASPPALQPLMWALARRAGRTRCWAVALKALMLAHGLLLRSDLAPRAARLGRVPFDLADFRDRSSPPSKSSGFSAFVRAYFRFLDTRSLFTAQELDAASGEADDEDARLDRLTKQQHLLDLLMQIRPYGDGMEQGLILEAMDCVVIEIFEVYSQICTGIARFLVAVLGSAPTTPRRRPGETLAAARRRRGVQGMRVLRKAAEQSAQLSSYFELCRGLGVLNAAEFPAVERVPDGDIRELEKIIMSHVVEEGSRVPETESKALVAVEETGLASRTVVTKEWVVFDDDDDAAAAAARQGHFGGYVNPFVAAPWDAVAGCRDLLV encoded by the coding sequence ATGACGAATGCGCGGCAGtggtggcggcgcgcggcggcggccgtcaaGGATAGGAGGAGCCTGTACCTGACGCGCGTGGCGGCGCTGCGGCCGCCGGGCTCCGGGCTGGCCGCGGCGCTGCGGAGCCCCGAGATGGAGGCGGCCGTGATCCGCGCCACCAGCCACGACGAGCGGTCCGTGGACTACGGGAGCGCGTCGCGCGTGTTCGCGCTGGCGCgcgcgtcgccgccggcgctgcAGCCGCTCATGTGGGCGCTCGCGCGCCGGGCGGGGCGGACACGGTGCTGGGCCGTGGCGCTCAAGGCGCTCATGCTCGCGCACGGCCTGCTGCTGCGCTCCGACCTCGCGCCCCGCGCGGCGCGCCTCGGCCGCGTCCCCTTCGACCTCGCCGACTTCCGCGACCgctcgtcgccgccgtccaaGTCGTCGGGGTTCTCCGCGTTCGTGCGCGCCTACTTCCGCTTCCTCGACACCCGCTCCCTCTTCACCGCCCAGGAGCTCGACGCCGCCAGCGGCGAAGCCGACGACGAGGACGCGCGGCTCGACCGCCTGACCAAGCAGCAGCACCTGCTGGACCTGCTCATGCAAATCCGGCCGTACGGGGACGGCATGGAGCAGGGCCTCATCCTGGAGGCCATGGACTGCGTCGTCATCGAGATCTTCGAGGTCTACAGCCAGATATGCACCGGCATTGCTCGGTTCCTCGTCGCCGTCCTCGGCTCGGCCCCGacgacgccgcggcggcggccgggggagacGCTGGCGGCAgcgaggcggcggaggggagtGCAGGGGATGCGGGTGCTGAGGAAAGCCGCGGAGCAGAGCGCGCAGCTGTCGTCCTACTTCGAGCTGTGCCGGGGCCTCGGCGTGCTCAACGCCGCCGAGTTCCCGGCCGTGGAGCGCGTCCCGGACGGCGACATCAGGGAGCTCGAGAAGATCATCATGAGCCACGTCGTCGAGGAAGGCAGCAGGGTGCCGGAGACGGAATCGAAGGCGTTGGTCGCCGTGGAGGAAACCGGCCTGGCGTCGAGGACGGTGGTGACGAAAGAGTGGGTGGTGTtcgatgacgacgacgatgccgctgccgccgccgccaggcagGGGCATTTCGGCGGCTACGTGAACCCGTTCGTGGCCGCGCCGTGGGACGCCGTGGCGGGTTGCAGAGACTTGTTGGTTTAG
- the LOC112897433 gene encoding protein indeterminate-domain 16-like → MLSSCAPTALPPPEAGAAPPEPFRSLQIATTSPAGAKKKRRPAGTPDPDAEVVSLSPRTLLESDRYVCEICGQGFQRDQNLQMHRRRHKVPWKLLKREAGEAARKRVFVCPEPSCLHHDPSHALGDLVGIKKHFRRKHSGHRQWACARCSKAYAVHSDYKAHLKTCGTRGHTCDCGRVFSRVESFIEHQDTCNAGRPRAETSPSPGSGGGAGFGVAASTSHQQQQRQMHATAAAALSRTASSASPSSGGGGDLGVSPVAWPGPAMASPTAAAAAFQRFDPALSPPTPHERPGAHSLELQLMPPRGSCGAPAAAVGCCATQHSPAVVTSPRLRADPMRLQLSIGFGGGGARDDDSAMLAAARLKEEAREQLRLAMAEKAAADEARAQARRQAELAEQELASARRVRQQAQAELGRAHALRDHAVRQVDATLLQVTCYSCRCKFRARAAGAMSSEVASYVSSVVTEGGDAEVVDDHHHHRRQLNADDAPSHARMMDIN, encoded by the exons ATGTTGAGTTCCTGCGCGCCGACGGCCCTGCCGCCTCCGGAGGCGGGGGCCGCGCCGCCTGAGCCGTTCCGGTCGCTGCAGATCGCCACGACCAGCCCCGCCGGCGCCAAGAAGAAGCGGCGGCCCGCCGGCACTCCTG ACCCCGACGCGGAGGTGGTGTCGCTGTCGCCGCGGACACTGCTGGAGTCGGACCGGTACGTGTGCGAGATCTGCGGGCAGGGGTTCCAGCGCGACCAGAACCTGCAGATGCACCGGCGGCGGCACAAGGTGCCGTGGAAGCTGCTGAAGCGGGAGGCCGGGGAGGCGGCGCGGAAGCGCGTGTTCGTGTGCCCGGAGCCGAGCTGCCTCCACCACGACCCCTCCCACGCGCTCGGCGACCTCGTCGGCATCAAGAAGCACTTCCGGCGCAAGCACAGCGGCCACCGCCAGTGGGCCTGCGCCCGCTGCTCCAAGGCCTACGCCGTCCACTCCGACTACAAGGCCCACCTCAAGACCTGCGGCACCCGCGGCCACACCTGCGACTGCGGCCGCGTCTTCTCCCG GGTGGAGAGCTTCATCGAGCACCAGGACACGTGcaacgccggccggccgcgggcCGAGACGTCGCCCTcgccgggaagcggcggcggtgccgggTTCGGCGTGGCGGCCTCCACGtcgcaccagcagcagcagcgccagATGcatgccacggcggcggcggcgctgtcgcgGACGGCGTCCAGCGCGAGCCcctccagcggcggcggcggcgacctcgGGGTGAGCCCGGTCGCCTGGCCTGGCCCGGCGATGGCGAGCCccacggcggccgccgcggcgttcCAACGGTTCGACCCGGCGTTGTCGCCCCCGACGCCGCACGAGCGTCCCGGCGCCCACAGCCTGGAGCTGCAGCTCATGCCGCCGCGCGGGAGCTGCGGCGCTCCTGCTGCTGCCGTCGGGTGCTGCGCGACCCAGCACTCGCCTGCTGTTGTCACGAGCCCCCGTCTGAGAGCGGACCCGATGCGGCTACAGCTGTCGATCGggttcggcggcggcggcgcgcgcgacgACGACAGCGCGAtgttggcggcggcgaggctcaAGGAGGAGGCCCGGGAGCAGCTGCGGCTGGCGATGGCGGAGAAGGCCGCCGCCGACGAGGCCCGGGCGCAGGCGCGGCGGCAGGCGGAGCTGgccgagcaggagctggcgagcgcgcggcgcgtgcggcAGCAGGCGCAGGCGGAGCTgggccgcgcgcacgcgctccgGGACCACGCCGTGCGCCAGGTGGACGCCACGCTGCTGCAGGTCACCTGCTACAGCTGCCGCTGCAAGTTCcgcgcgcgggcggccggcGCCATGAGCTCCGAGGTGGCCAGCTACGTCTCCTCCGTCGTCACCGAGGGCGGCGACGCCGAGGTCGTcgacgaccaccaccaccaccggcgGCAGCTCAACGCCGACGACGCGCCGAGCCACGCTAGGATGATGGACATCAACTAG
- the LOC112897647 gene encoding IAA-alanine resistance protein 1, protein MRRRSLAALLLLLAAAAAVPAPAAGHSDDSSCPFHDHAGHGHGEPPHDHGHGHGHGHSCGGGADHEHHHGRDEIQRRLLPEEIAEEADLELESFGYDEHDHGHHHHHHGHGHGGTEASPMGVWLSAMGCSLLVSMASLVCLILLPVIFFQGKPSKAMVDALAVFGAGAMLGDSFLHQLPHAFGGGHSHSHDHEGHDHAHEHAHAHSLEDLSVGLSILFGIVLFFIVEKIVRYVEDNSQKGAHSMGHGHHHYHHKRHDSSDKTKLNHQKNDDDGKETNQTDEEPLVDGTTAKVTTIRKRSSSASSKATDGEHANSENEPAPDKALTSDGSSISNSNLVFGYLNLFSDGVHNFTDGMALGSAFLLHGSVGGWSRTLFLLAHELPQEVGDFGILVRSGFTVSKALFFNFLSALVALAGTALALSLGKDPGHSSLIEGFTAGGFIYIAVAGVLPQMNDQKTTLQSSIVQLISLAMGMLVALGISLVE, encoded by the exons AtgcgccgccgcagcctcgccgccctcctcctgctcctggcggccgccgcggccgtgcccgcccccgccgccggccactcGGACGACTCCTCCTGCCCCTTCCACGACCAcgccggccacggccacggcgagCCTCCGCACGACcacgggcacgggcacgggcacgggcacagctgcggcggcggcgcggaccaCGAGCACCACCACGGCCGCGACGAGATCCAGCGGCGGCTGCTCCCGGAGGAGATTGCCGAGGAGGCGGATCTCGAGCTCGAGTCCTTCGGTTACGACGAGCACGACCACGGCcaccaccatcaccaccacggccacggccacggcggcACGGAGGCGTCGCCAATGG GTGTGTGGCTGAGCGCGATGGGGTGCTCGCTGCTGGTCAGCATGGCGTCGCTCGTCTGCCTCATCCTCCTCCCGGTCATATTCT TTCAGGGGAAACCATCAAAGGCCATGGTGGATGCACTTGCAGTGTTTGGG GCAGGAGCAATGCTTGGAGATTCATTTCTTCATCAACTGCCGCATGCTTTTG GTGGAGGGCATTCTCACTCGCATGATCATGAGGGTCACGACCATGCTCATGAGCATGCACACGCACACTCACTGGAAGATCTTTCTGTGGGGTTGTCTATACTAT TTGGCATTGTACTCTTTTTTATTGTTGAGAAGATTGTGAGGTATGTTGAAGACAATTCTCAAAAAGGGGCACATAGCATGGGTCATGGACACCATCATTACCATCATAAACGGCATGATTCTAGTGATAAGACCAAATTGAATCATCAGAAGAATGATGATGATGGTAAAGAGACCAATCAAACTGATGAGGAACCTTTGGTTGATGGCACGACTGCAAAAGTAACTACTATACGCAAG AGAAGCTCTTCTGCTAGTTCCAAAGCCACTGATGGAGAGCACGCAAATTCTGAAAACGAACCTGCCCCTGACAAAGCATTAACAAGTGATGGTTCATCCATTTCAAACTCTAATTTGGTGTTTGGCTACCTCAACCTTTTCTCAGATGGTGTT CATAACTTCACTGATGGGATGGCTCTTGGGAGTGCCTTTTTGCTACATGGTTCCGTTGGTGGCTGGTCCAGGACTTTATTTCTGCTTGCACATGAACTTCCCCAAGAG GTTGGAGATTTTGGAATCCTTGTGCGATCAGGATTCACGGTGTCTAAGGCCTTATTTTTCAATTTTCTCTCTGCATTGGTTGCTCTTGCTGGAACGGCACTA GCATTGTCTTTGGGTAAAGATCCAGGGCATTCTTCCCTGATTGAG GGATTCACCGCCGGTGGTTTCATTTACATCGCTGTCGCGGGAGTCCTTCCGCAGATGAACGACCAGAAAACGACCCTCCAAAGCTCAATAGTTCAGTTGATTTCCCTGGCGATGGGGATGCTGGTCGCTCTAGGCATTTCTCTGGTAGAATGA